The Leptospira sp. WS39.C2 genome contains a region encoding:
- a CDS encoding STAS domain-containing protein, with protein sequence MLNAGILKERIKESASQSEHCFIFDLEGVSFIDSSGFGLIMSLNDKLTELGGGLRIVNVSKTIRQIFRISKISSVIQIFESTEEAIESFHS encoded by the coding sequence ATGTTAAATGCCGGCATTCTAAAAGAAAGGATCAAAGAATCTGCGTCCCAATCCGAACATTGTTTTATTTTTGATTTAGAAGGAGTCAGTTTTATCGATTCCTCTGGTTTTGGCCTTATCATGTCATTGAATGATAAACTAACAGAATTAGGTGGAGGTTTAAGGATCGTAAACGTATCCAAAACCATCCGCCAAATCTTTCGAATTTCAAAAATCTCTTCTGTGATCCAAATATTTGAATCAACGGAAGAAGCCATTGAGTCCTTTCACAGCTAA
- a CDS encoding tetratricopeptide repeat protein, whose amino-acid sequence MDTLHLENQVSKRYKSKSILWLFCILFSISLSAGEEDRRNPLSGLYLSPLKVISLEEIKTLDTDKRITIDEDSGIALRDEPKPVDPNAPDVPVVPGADLPVDPGQETGPKNLETKIREAEGLLKRYYSQFIEEKRIWEDREKGNVYNSRTEMNDIRLLLWQSTHKHTETFVIRDSPVLYYLHIKLAKLYVESEKFAPALRHYLAAFRYHPLEMTEEGFRTGEWQKEDLLGYDEGSAKEHERLYQEWIQAEQKYKKAKDDIHLKESNWIREGKKLSDLTPQSKLWNEELKIVDQTRKTAKFNYEDSYNKRYLAYLNKRKQVESSELYAFANVVKKLEDDNKERLKIVNKLGTAGKGIYVLFDYKRNTDFFAYELILERAYRIWNQNPNVLNDIAEQFRQDGKKEKAADFYEKALNEYLKNPNPTEEEKEKIIKANLRLATINADLKRNILAGNYYESFFSLSPDTPEKTRVSYEIGVFFNQKIGDPERGSTFLTYWLEKNSKDWNPSLMEDTGVPEMESIAYFYLSKKDKKLRKFELEQNKLNIALIQWKKLDEKLILAEKERMELIEKKQSLKKDLMVTTLDDVLSQYRLMDLKIEDQEAVIRVLETKRNKIPLIKILFRLGVLAEDNRDFNKAKEYYEFVIKEGGETEVRVALKELERIKKILETGNIQPPINESI is encoded by the coding sequence TTGGATACTTTACATTTGGAAAATCAGGTTTCAAAAAGGTATAAGTCTAAATCTATTTTATGGTTATTTTGTATTCTTTTCTCAATTTCTCTCTCGGCAGGGGAAGAGGACCGCAGAAACCCACTCTCTGGGTTGTATCTTTCTCCCTTAAAAGTGATCTCACTTGAGGAAATCAAAACTCTCGATACAGATAAAAGAATCACGATTGATGAAGATTCAGGGATTGCCCTCCGAGACGAACCAAAACCCGTGGATCCAAATGCACCCGATGTCCCAGTTGTGCCTGGAGCGGATTTACCAGTTGACCCAGGACAAGAAACGGGTCCAAAAAATTTAGAAACTAAGATCCGTGAGGCGGAAGGTTTACTCAAACGGTATTATAGCCAATTCATTGAAGAAAAACGGATTTGGGAAGATCGGGAAAAAGGAAATGTTTATAATTCTCGAACAGAGATGAATGACATTCGATTATTACTTTGGCAAAGTACACATAAACATACGGAAACATTTGTTATCCGAGATTCTCCAGTATTGTATTATTTACATATTAAACTTGCAAAACTTTATGTAGAGTCTGAAAAATTTGCACCTGCCTTAAGGCATTACCTTGCTGCATTTCGTTACCATCCCTTGGAGATGACAGAAGAAGGATTTAGAACTGGAGAATGGCAAAAGGAAGATTTACTTGGATATGATGAAGGATCTGCAAAAGAACATGAACGATTATACCAAGAATGGATCCAGGCTGAACAAAAATATAAAAAAGCCAAAGATGATATTCACTTAAAGGAAAGTAATTGGATTCGTGAGGGGAAAAAATTATCAGATTTAACTCCTCAATCAAAACTTTGGAATGAAGAATTAAAAATAGTAGATCAAACTAGAAAAACGGCAAAATTTAATTATGAAGACTCATATAATAAACGTTATTTGGCATATCTAAATAAAAGAAAACAGGTTGAGTCAAGTGAACTCTATGCTTTTGCCAACGTAGTTAAAAAATTAGAGGATGATAATAAAGAACGATTAAAAATAGTCAATAAATTGGGAACAGCTGGAAAAGGAATTTATGTTCTTTTTGATTATAAAAGAAATACCGATTTTTTTGCGTATGAATTGATATTAGAGAGAGCTTATCGGATCTGGAATCAAAATCCAAATGTATTAAATGATATTGCAGAACAATTTAGACAAGATGGAAAAAAAGAGAAAGCCGCTGATTTTTATGAAAAAGCGTTGAATGAATATTTAAAAAATCCAAATCCTACTGAAGAAGAAAAAGAAAAAATCATAAAAGCAAATTTGCGTTTAGCAACGATTAATGCAGACTTAAAAAGAAATATTCTCGCTGGAAATTATTACGAATCATTTTTTTCCTTAAGCCCAGATACTCCTGAAAAAACGAGAGTTTCTTATGAAATCGGTGTGTTTTTCAATCAGAAGATTGGAGATCCTGAAAGAGGATCAACTTTTCTCACTTATTGGTTAGAAAAGAATAGTAAAGATTGGAATCCATCCTTAATGGAAGACACTGGAGTTCCAGAAATGGAATCAATAGCCTATTTTTATCTTAGTAAAAAAGATAAGAAATTAAGAAAGTTTGAACTAGAACAAAACAAACTCAACATTGCTCTAATTCAATGGAAAAAACTAGATGAAAAACTGATTCTTGCTGAAAAAGAAAGAATGGAATTAATTGAGAAAAAACAATCTTTAAAAAAAGATTTAATGGTCACCACTCTAGATGATGTATTGTCACAATATCGATTGATGGATTTAAAAATAGAAGACCAAGAAGCTGTGATTCGAGTATTAGAAACAAAAAGAAATAAAATTCCTCTTATTAAAATTTTGTTTCGATTGGGAGTTCTTGCAGAAGACAACCGTGATTTTAATAAAGCCAAAGAGTATTATGAATTTGTGATCAAAGAAGGTGGTGAAACAGAAGTTCGTGTTGCCTTAAAGGAATTAGAAAGAATCAAAAAAATCTTGGAAACGGGAAATATCCAACCACCGATTAACGAGAGTATTTGA
- the pgsW gene encoding poly-gamma-glutamate system protein, producing MTKIYWSPWKRSRIVLFLLAILGVLGLLLIESCKVKKEQPYFKKKLHAAKLAERGFQILKPELLKHKKPDYKEFDPSNSGLIGDFLTPVTSNSGSLTSKQTSINPNFAAVMIQFLKKAKVEEGDTVAVAISGSFPALNICLFAALETLKLKPIIISSASASQFGANHPQMLWLDMEKELESSGIFPFRSSYSSLGGIQDKAAGTSKEGKELLIRALQRNQIKRLDPINFEDSIEKRMKYYDELSQGKPIKLFINVGGGTTILGTSLGKQVFKNGLITDLPEEVLIPNSVIKSFLEREIPVINFIQIESLARRYGLPISPKKIPKPGEGKVFYSEEYNPILYVSVFLFLLIGLYGVTRLGWGENEEDRYLPKTLHSR from the coding sequence ATGACAAAAATTTATTGGTCCCCTTGGAAACGATCACGGATTGTATTGTTTTTACTCGCAATTCTTGGTGTTCTAGGTTTATTATTAATTGAATCTTGTAAGGTAAAAAAAGAACAACCTTACTTCAAAAAAAAATTACACGCTGCAAAATTGGCAGAACGTGGTTTTCAAATTTTAAAACCAGAACTTTTAAAACACAAAAAACCAGATTATAAAGAATTTGATCCATCTAACTCAGGTTTGATTGGAGATTTCTTAACACCTGTGACAAGTAATAGTGGCTCCTTAACATCAAAACAAACTTCTATCAATCCGAATTTTGCGGCGGTGATGATCCAGTTTTTGAAAAAAGCAAAAGTAGAAGAAGGAGATACTGTAGCTGTTGCTATTTCGGGATCGTTTCCTGCACTTAATATTTGTTTGTTTGCTGCGTTAGAAACTTTAAAACTAAAACCAATCATAATCTCAAGTGCTTCGGCTTCTCAGTTTGGTGCAAACCATCCTCAGATGTTATGGCTTGATATGGAAAAAGAACTAGAATCCTCAGGCATTTTTCCATTTCGATCCAGTTATTCATCATTAGGTGGTATTCAAGATAAAGCTGCAGGAACTTCTAAAGAAGGAAAGGAACTTTTGATCAGGGCTTTACAAAGAAATCAAATCAAACGATTGGATCCAATTAACTTTGAAGACTCCATCGAAAAAAGAATGAAGTATTATGATGAATTATCACAAGGGAAACCAATCAAACTGTTTATCAATGTTGGAGGAGGAACCACTATTCTTGGTACAAGTTTAGGCAAACAAGTTTTCAAAAATGGACTCATCACAGATTTGCCAGAAGAAGTTCTAATTCCAAATTCCGTGATAAAATCATTCCTTGAAAGAGAAATACCAGTAATCAATTTCATTCAAATTGAATCTCTCGCTCGTAGATATGGACTTCCTATTTCTCCCAAAAAAATTCCTAAACCAGGTGAAGGAAAGGTATTTTATTCGGAAGAATACAATCCGATTCTTTATGTTTCTGTTTTCCTTTTTTTGCTCATTGGATTGTATGGTGTAACAAGGTTAGGATGGGGAGAAAACGAAGAAGACCGTTACCTTCCTAAAACCTTACATTCTCGGTAA
- a CDS encoding SpoIIE family protein phosphatase, whose product MSIRYKFLLILSVSQILLVIALTTSFAYLLQSVKNIPQTQRAEDLSRNFQRELEFKEEKLRLLLEEITFNARTREILERGLSDRQVLQRELPYLQQILRRYGLSIFELGDNQGKVVFRVHRPKDFGDDKKNQPIIQNALNGQATAALEDGHSGLGFRLAAPLFGRGTILIGQVVDDSFTKTISKDNRIHLAIFQAGKVKTVGSDMIRMVMNENPNLLLEEQRFHFQDKPYYLVKIPYIGSSQTIKQLVFHVMIDENEVESKTWKIWSFFVVASLVLCGVIFLISFLFSRDMVEAIKLLTTAMVDLDQWKPETLPTHRSDEIGQMGRVFVEMKEELAEHQNHLEEMVNLRTRELNETLSEMQKMQEKQDGDYFLTSLLIKPLKGSFAKSETVSIKIFERQMKQFQFRNKQSEIGGDLTVSDSIHLMGKKYTVFLNADAMGKSIQGAGGALVMGTVFKSIITRTQKLRYMQDRHPERWLKECFQEVHNVFISFDGHMLLSAILGLVDEETGTLYYINAEHPWIVLYRDGVASFLENEHSLRKIGFTEMSGDEVVIQIYPLRPGDVLILGSDGRDDLFVGHSGGNRMINDDETVFLRHVTEGGGDLAEICRVMMLFGELTDDLSLMRISFLEEVAFAAKETTKNNVYYQMLGEGIQSYRDGEWNNAIYALELALESEPDDLYCLRELSKLYMKSKDYEKAIILANRYLQLNPGDTDFLFYIAYAHKQKRDFVLATEYAERLRYRDPKNFNNLLLLAEILMHRRDIERSKEVLLALQEMAPENPKLLKLKNFWKKMVTTSVT is encoded by the coding sequence ATGAGCATACGTTACAAATTCTTATTAATATTGAGTGTGAGTCAAATTCTTCTTGTAATTGCTCTCACAACTAGTTTTGCCTATCTTTTACAATCGGTAAAAAACATTCCACAAACACAACGTGCAGAAGACTTATCTAGGAATTTCCAAAGAGAATTAGAATTCAAGGAAGAAAAACTCAGATTATTATTAGAAGAAATAACCTTTAATGCAAGAACTCGGGAAATTTTAGAAAGAGGGCTTAGTGACCGCCAAGTTTTGCAAAGAGAACTTCCATACTTACAACAAATCTTAAGGCGATACGGTCTTTCTATTTTTGAATTAGGTGACAACCAAGGGAAGGTTGTGTTCCGAGTCCATAGACCAAAAGATTTTGGTGATGATAAAAAAAACCAACCAATCATTCAAAATGCCTTAAATGGCCAAGCAACGGCCGCACTTGAAGATGGGCATAGTGGGCTTGGGTTTCGGTTGGCAGCACCACTCTTTGGAAGGGGAACGATTCTCATCGGCCAAGTTGTGGATGATAGTTTTACCAAAACGATTTCAAAAGACAATCGGATCCATTTAGCCATATTCCAAGCAGGTAAGGTGAAAACGGTTGGTTCCGATATGATCCGAATGGTGATGAATGAAAATCCTAACTTACTTCTTGAAGAACAACGATTTCATTTTCAGGACAAACCTTACTATTTAGTCAAAATTCCCTATATTGGAAGTTCTCAAACCATCAAACAACTTGTATTTCATGTGATGATCGATGAAAACGAAGTTGAATCCAAAACTTGGAAAATTTGGTCATTTTTTGTTGTCGCATCATTAGTGTTATGTGGTGTTATTTTTTTGATTTCCTTTTTGTTTTCTAGAGATATGGTAGAAGCAATCAAACTTCTAACTACTGCCATGGTGGATTTAGACCAATGGAAACCTGAAACTTTGCCAACTCACAGAAGTGATGAAATAGGACAAATGGGTCGAGTGTTTGTTGAAATGAAAGAAGAATTAGCAGAACACCAAAACCATTTAGAAGAAATGGTCAACCTACGAACAAGGGAATTGAATGAGACATTATCCGAAATGCAAAAGATGCAAGAAAAACAAGATGGTGATTATTTTTTAACATCACTTCTCATCAAACCACTAAAAGGTTCCTTTGCTAAATCAGAAACTGTCTCCATTAAAATATTTGAAAGGCAAATGAAACAGTTTCAGTTTCGAAACAAACAATCGGAAATTGGTGGTGATTTGACGGTTTCTGATTCCATTCATTTGATGGGGAAAAAATATACTGTTTTTCTAAATGCAGATGCAATGGGTAAATCCATCCAAGGTGCAGGTGGTGCCCTTGTAATGGGAACTGTATTTAAATCCATCATCACTCGTACGCAAAAACTAAGGTACATGCAAGACCGTCATCCCGAACGTTGGTTAAAAGAATGTTTCCAAGAAGTACACAACGTATTTATCAGTTTTGATGGTCACATGTTACTTTCCGCTATTTTAGGTTTGGTGGATGAAGAAACTGGAACTTTATATTATATCAATGCAGAACACCCTTGGATCGTATTGTATCGAGATGGAGTGGCGAGTTTTTTAGAAAACGAACATTCTTTGCGTAAGATAGGTTTTACAGAAATGAGTGGTGATGAAGTGGTCATCCAAATTTACCCATTACGACCAGGTGATGTTTTGATTTTGGGATCAGATGGACGTGATGATTTGTTTGTCGGTCATTCTGGTGGGAATCGAATGATAAATGACGATGAAACAGTTTTCCTTCGCCATGTCACAGAAGGTGGCGGTGACTTAGCTGAAATTTGCCGTGTTATGATGTTGTTTGGTGAATTGACTGATGATTTGAGTTTGATGCGAATTTCGTTTTTAGAAGAAGTGGCTTTTGCTGCCAAAGAAACTACTAAAAATAATGTTTATTATCAAATGTTAGGTGAAGGGATTCAGTCTTACCGAGATGGAGAATGGAACAATGCCATTTATGCATTGGAACTAGCTTTAGAATCAGAACCAGATGACTTATATTGTTTAAGAGAGTTATCAAAACTTTATATGAAATCAAAAGATTATGAGAAAGCTATTATACTTGCGAATCGATATTTACAATTGAATCCAGGGGATACTGACTTTTTATTTTATATTGCGTATGCTCATAAACAAAAAAGAGATTTTGTTTTGGCCACAGAATATGCCGAACGCCTTAGATACAGAGATCCGAAAAATTTTAATAATTTACTTTTGCTTGCTGAAATACTGATGCACCGGAGAGACATCGAAAGGTCAAAAGAAGTTTTACTTGCCTTACAAGAAATGGCTCCTGAAAATCCGAAATTATTAAAACTCAAAAACTTTTGGAAAAAAATGGTCACAACATCTGTCACTTAG
- a CDS encoding ATP-binding protein has product MLDASWLPKGRLFPYLITNFALFIFVSIAFAFYTASERNIDLAEENRYVSLQIANELRQSSDQLTNLVRLYAIQKDPKFKIYFQRILEIRNGERPRPKDYNYAYWDLVIADELPPPSEEGNYLSIYEAMKLAEFSESDYKLLSLSKEKSDSLTKIEFESMTLIDEELKTGKSNSKAIKILFDDEYLKSKAEIMKPINDLYFQLDERTSQAILDAKEKVFFLRTVLIFSGIIFGFSLYLTHRSLVSIMGGSVDEVFRRISLLGEGKFTGEIFPTNEKQSILNSLNTTQKRLLELYEEKEMASHAKSEFLASMSHEIRTPLNGVIGITQILFKTNLDVEQKTYVKTIADAGKALLNILNDILDFSKIDAGKLTIEKIPFHLPDFLKEIFDLFAIESNTKHLECTYKIDSNVPSLIISDPSRIRQILFNLIGNAIKFTDIGFVTLYVKTKDQKIFFEIKDSGIGISSKKLPSLFQKFSQLDASTSRKYGGTGLGLAISERLVKLLDGDIGVESVEGVGSTFWCSFPLSIPKESINDPKQTQNTTKEENSFTKENNSLIQTNYPTHSFHNQTFLVVEDNVLNQKVIGGLLKKQDIQFDLAENGEVAVFMCQEKYYDLILMDCEMPVMDGFEATTKIRELEISKPKKSIIIAVTAHVLNEHKQKCWDVGMDGFISKPFYIEDLLRTYEEILTKQKRPNI; this is encoded by the coding sequence ATGTTGGATGCCAGTTGGTTACCAAAGGGTAGGTTGTTTCCTTATCTAATTACCAATTTTGCATTATTTATTTTTGTTTCCATTGCTTTTGCTTTTTATACCGCCAGTGAACGAAATATCGATTTAGCTGAAGAAAATCGATACGTTTCCTTACAAATTGCAAATGAATTAAGACAATCATCTGACCAACTAACAAACTTAGTCCGTTTGTACGCTATCCAAAAGGATCCCAAATTTAAAATATATTTCCAAAGAATTTTAGAAATTCGGAATGGAGAAAGACCACGCCCAAAGGATTATAATTATGCATATTGGGATCTAGTCATAGCAGATGAATTACCTCCTCCTTCGGAAGAAGGAAATTATTTGAGTATCTATGAAGCTATGAAACTTGCTGAATTCAGTGAGTCAGATTATAAATTACTTTCACTATCCAAAGAAAAATCGGACTCACTTACAAAAATAGAATTCGAATCAATGACTTTAATTGATGAGGAATTAAAAACTGGGAAATCAAATTCTAAAGCTATAAAAATCTTATTTGATGATGAATATTTAAAGAGCAAAGCAGAGATCATGAAGCCAATCAATGATTTATACTTTCAATTAGATGAAAGAACCTCACAGGCAATTTTAGATGCAAAAGAAAAAGTTTTTTTCTTACGCACAGTTCTCATTTTTTCAGGAATTATCTTTGGTTTTAGTTTGTATTTAACACACAGGTCCTTGGTTTCCATTATGGGAGGAAGTGTGGATGAAGTATTTCGACGCATTTCATTACTCGGAGAAGGTAAATTTACAGGAGAGATATTTCCCACAAATGAAAAACAATCCATTCTTAATAGTTTAAATACAACACAGAAAAGATTACTCGAGTTATATGAAGAAAAGGAAATGGCAAGTCATGCTAAATCAGAATTTTTAGCCTCCATGAGCCATGAAATTCGTACTCCACTGAATGGTGTGATTGGTATCACTCAAATTTTATTCAAAACCAATTTGGATGTAGAACAAAAAACCTATGTAAAAACTATCGCAGACGCAGGAAAAGCACTCTTAAATATTCTAAATGATATTCTCGATTTTTCCAAAATAGATGCAGGCAAATTAACAATTGAAAAAATACCTTTCCATTTACCAGATTTTTTAAAAGAAATTTTTGACTTATTTGCAATCGAATCAAATACAAAACATTTAGAATGCACGTATAAGATTGACTCTAATGTTCCCAGTTTGATTATTTCAGATCCTAGTCGTATCCGTCAGATCCTTTTCAATTTAATTGGGAATGCAATCAAATTCACTGACATTGGATTTGTCACACTTTACGTAAAAACAAAAGACCAAAAAATATTCTTCGAAATTAAAGATTCAGGAATTGGAATTTCATCAAAAAAACTCCCTTCATTATTTCAGAAATTTTCTCAATTGGATGCATCCACCTCAAGAAAGTATGGTGGAACTGGTTTGGGATTAGCAATTTCGGAGCGTTTAGTGAAACTCTTAGACGGGGATATTGGTGTTGAAAGTGTGGAAGGAGTTGGAAGTACATTCTGGTGTTCCTTTCCCCTATCCATTCCGAAAGAATCTATCAATGACCCAAAACAAACTCAAAATACAACCAAAGAAGAAAATTCATTCACAAAAGAAAACAATTCCTTAATCCAAACCAATTACCCAACTCATAGTTTTCATAACCAAACATTCCTTGTCGTAGAAGATAATGTTTTAAATCAAAAAGTAATTGGTGGACTCCTCAAAAAACAAGACATTCAATTTGATTTAGCAGAAAATGGAGAAGTGGCCGTTTTTATGTGCCAAGAAAAATATTATGATTTGATTTTAATGGACTGCGAAATGCCCGTTATGGATGGATTTGAAGCCACAACTAAAATTAGAGAACTAGAAATTTCCAAACCAAAAAAATCAATTATCATAGCCGTCACAGCACATGTGCTAAACGAACACAAACAAAAATGTTGGGATGTAGGAATGGATGGATTTATCAGTAAACCATTTTACATTGAAGACCTACTTCGCACATACGAAGAAATTCTAACAAAACAAAAAAGACCCAATATTTAA
- the pgsC gene encoding poly-gamma-glutamate biosynthesis protein PgsC, whose protein sequence is MNEILPLSIGLSLVISLVFSELFGILGTGLVVPGYLALSLNHPKNIALTFLIAFLSFICVEILSNFLMIFGKRKIVFILLFGYFFGYLLNYQILPEIDLYYISEVRGIGFIIPGLIAVWFERQGVLETTSVLVLAAIFVKILLIFLLGNELESL, encoded by the coding sequence ATGAATGAAATTCTTCCGTTATCAATTGGACTTAGCTTGGTCATCAGTTTGGTTTTTTCTGAATTGTTCGGAATTTTAGGAACTGGGTTAGTTGTCCCTGGTTACCTTGCATTATCACTCAACCATCCAAAAAACATTGCACTAACATTTCTCATTGCGTTTTTGTCATTTATATGTGTGGAGATCCTTTCTAATTTTCTTATGATTTTTGGAAAAAGAAAGATCGTCTTTATTTTGTTATTTGGTTATTTTTTCGGATATTTATTAAATTATCAAATATTGCCAGAAATAGATTTATATTATATATCAGAAGTCAGAGGGATTGGATTCATAATTCCAGGTCTAATCGCTGTTTGGTTCGAAAGGCAAGGAGTATTAGAAACAACTTCCGTGTTGGTACTCGCTGCCATATTTGTGAAAATACTCTTAATTTTTCTTTTGGGAAATGAATTAGAAAGCCTATGA
- the pgsB gene encoding poly-gamma-glutamate synthase PgsB — MKPNATLFFLIILVLIIYYTIEVILHKRTLKQFKHRIHVNGTRGKSSVTRLIRAGLSSSGYSVFAKTTGTLARMIFPDGSETSISRFGKPSILEQIKILKKAKSTGAEIVVLECMALEPRYQWASEGQILHSDIGVITNIREDHLEVMGPKLIDVARTLLSACPVNGTLVVGPSEFETEIKDVCSDRNTNAILIANEEIESISEDEILKFTYWEHKENVYLALKVCSLLGVDRKKALEAMWKVTPDPGALSAFPIHFFGKEFIYANAMAANDPSSTNMIWTSLLKRYPHIQKRFILFHTREDRPERTIQLTKEFANWEGYDAIILIGTSTSLAFQSLKTYSKTDVPIYVWEHLSLDGIFESLLSILPKQSLVFGMGNIVGLGMDLSLYFKNRSEQIHE, encoded by the coding sequence ATGAAACCAAATGCCACACTATTTTTTCTCATCATATTAGTTTTGATCATTTATTATACAATCGAAGTTATTTTACACAAACGAACACTTAAACAATTCAAACACAGAATACATGTGAATGGGACAAGGGGAAAATCTAGTGTAACAAGATTAATACGAGCAGGACTATCAAGTTCTGGATACTCTGTATTTGCAAAAACAACGGGCACACTTGCTCGAATGATTTTCCCCGATGGATCAGAAACTTCCATTTCTAGATTTGGAAAACCATCTATATTAGAACAAATTAAAATCCTAAAAAAAGCAAAATCTACCGGAGCAGAAATCGTTGTCTTAGAATGTATGGCTTTAGAACCCCGTTACCAATGGGCAAGTGAAGGTCAAATTTTACACTCAGATATTGGAGTTATTACAAACATTAGGGAAGACCATTTGGAAGTGATGGGACCGAAACTCATTGATGTCGCAAGAACTTTGTTATCTGCTTGTCCAGTGAATGGAACATTAGTGGTTGGACCAAGTGAATTTGAAACAGAAATCAAAGATGTTTGTTCGGATCGGAATACAAATGCAATTCTTATCGCAAACGAAGAAATTGAATCAATTTCAGAGGATGAAATTCTAAAGTTCACATATTGGGAACACAAAGAAAATGTTTACCTTGCTCTAAAAGTTTGTTCCTTATTAGGTGTAGATAGAAAAAAAGCATTGGAAGCAATGTGGAAAGTAACTCCTGACCCTGGTGCGCTTTCTGCTTTTCCAATCCATTTTTTTGGAAAAGAATTTATTTACGCGAATGCCATGGCAGCAAATGATCCGAGTAGTACAAATATGATATGGACATCTCTATTAAAAAGATACCCACATATACAAAAACGATTTATTTTATTCCATACCAGAGAAGACCGCCCAGAACGAACAATACAACTTACCAAAGAATTTGCCAATTGGGAAGGATATGATGCGATTATTTTAATTGGTACTTCCACATCACTTGCATTCCAATCATTAAAAACATATTCTAAAACTGACGTTCCTATTTATGTTTGGGAACATTTAAGTTTAGATGGGATTTTTGAATCATTGCTTTCAATATTACCGAAACAATCTTTAGTCTTTGGTATGGGAAATATTGTGGGGTTAGGAATGGATTTGTCTTTATATTTTAAGAATAGGTCAGAACAAATACATGAATGA